Proteins encoded in a region of the Saccharothrix ecbatanensis genome:
- the rocD gene encoding ornithine--oxo-acid transaminase — MTATAPFTAGHAAPTSRQFIGLDDEWSTHNYHPLPIVISHGEGAWVTDVEGRRYLDFLSGYSSLNFGHRHPDLVAAAIAQLGRVTLTSRAFHHDQFGLFCRELAELTGTEMVLTMNSGAEAVESAIKVARKWAYRVKGVPSGTAEIVVAGSNFHGRTTTIVSFSTDDVARNDFGPFTPGFKVVEYGSLDALRDAITERTAAVLLEPIQGEAGVVVPPAGYLAGARALCDEHNVLLIADEIQSGLGRTGDLLALDHDGVRADLYTLGKALGGGILPVSAVVGSRAVLGVLRPGEHGSTFGGNPLACAVGRAVVKLLATGEFQERSRELGVHLHARLGELIGHGVAEVRGRGLWAGVEIAPGGPRGREASEALAGLGVLCKETQDTTLRVAPPLVITREELDRGVDAIGEVLGTVSD; from the coding sequence ATGACCGCCACGGCTCCGTTCACCGCAGGGCACGCCGCTCCGACCTCCCGGCAGTTCATCGGGCTCGACGACGAATGGAGCACGCACAACTACCACCCGCTGCCGATCGTGATCTCGCACGGCGAGGGCGCGTGGGTCACCGATGTCGAGGGCCGGCGGTACCTGGACTTCCTGTCCGGCTACTCCTCGCTCAACTTCGGCCACCGGCACCCGGACCTGGTGGCCGCCGCGATCGCGCAGCTGGGCCGCGTCACGCTGACCAGCCGCGCGTTCCACCACGACCAGTTCGGCCTGTTCTGCCGCGAGCTCGCCGAGCTGACCGGCACCGAGATGGTGCTGACGATGAACTCCGGCGCGGAGGCCGTCGAGTCGGCGATCAAGGTGGCCCGCAAGTGGGCGTACCGGGTGAAGGGCGTGCCGTCCGGCACGGCCGAGATCGTCGTCGCCGGGTCGAACTTCCACGGCCGCACCACCACGATCGTCTCGTTCTCCACCGACGACGTGGCCCGCAACGACTTCGGGCCGTTCACGCCGGGCTTCAAGGTCGTGGAGTACGGGTCGCTGGACGCGCTGCGCGACGCGATCACCGAGCGGACCGCGGCCGTGCTGCTGGAGCCGATCCAGGGCGAGGCGGGCGTGGTCGTGCCGCCGGCGGGGTACCTGGCGGGCGCGCGGGCGCTGTGCGACGAGCACAACGTGCTGCTGATCGCGGACGAGATCCAGTCCGGGCTCGGCCGCACCGGCGACCTGCTGGCGTTGGACCACGACGGCGTGCGGGCCGACCTGTACACGTTGGGCAAGGCGCTGGGCGGCGGCATCCTGCCGGTGTCCGCGGTGGTCGGCAGCCGTGCGGTGCTGGGCGTGCTGCGGCCCGGTGAACACGGGTCGACGTTCGGCGGCAACCCGCTGGCCTGCGCGGTCGGCCGGGCCGTGGTGAAGCTGCTGGCGACCGGCGAGTTCCAGGAACGGTCCCGCGAGCTGGGCGTCCACCTGCACGCACGGCTCGGCGAGCTGATCGGGCACGGTGTGGCCGAAGTGCGCGGACGCGGGCTGTGGGCGGGCGTCGAGATCGCGCCCGGTGGGCCGCGCGGACGTGAGGCGTCGGAGGCGCTGGCCGGGCTGGGCGTGCTGTGCAAGGAGACCCAGGACACGACCCTGCGCGTCGCTCCCCCGCTCGTGATCACCCGCGAAGAGTTGGACCGCGGTGTCGACGCAATTGGCGAGGTCTTGGGCACTGTGTCCGATTGA
- a CDS encoding PPK2 family polyphosphate kinase codes for MAKKSAQVQSISDAFRVRPEDFDLAKVDPAATPVGPQSKAEAAEDMPKIGEELDGLQEALYAEGTGGSRRRVLLVLQGMDTSGKGGTIRHVAGLVNPQGLHISSFKKPTRAELRHEFLWRIRRQVPLPGYIGVFDRSHYEDVLVARVDNLVPSTEWRRRYRQINAFETELAAEGVTTIKCFLHISPERQRERLVARLEDPLKRWKYNPADLEVRAKFSRYQLAYQDALAKCSTPAAPWFAVPSDRKWYRNWVVARLLLETLRDLTPTYPEPSYDPAVELARLRESDPLR; via the coding sequence ATGGCGAAGAAGTCCGCGCAGGTCCAGTCGATATCCGACGCGTTCCGGGTGCGCCCGGAGGACTTCGACCTGGCGAAGGTCGATCCGGCGGCCACGCCGGTCGGCCCGCAGTCGAAGGCCGAGGCCGCCGAGGACATGCCGAAGATCGGCGAGGAGCTGGACGGGCTCCAGGAGGCGCTGTACGCGGAGGGCACGGGCGGCAGCCGTCGGCGGGTGCTGCTGGTGCTCCAGGGCATGGACACCTCCGGCAAGGGCGGCACGATCCGGCACGTCGCCGGCCTCGTGAACCCGCAGGGCCTGCACATCTCCTCGTTCAAGAAGCCGACCCGCGCGGAACTGCGGCACGAGTTCCTGTGGCGCATCCGCCGCCAGGTCCCGCTGCCCGGCTACATCGGCGTGTTCGACCGCTCGCACTACGAGGACGTGCTGGTCGCGCGGGTGGACAACCTCGTGCCGTCGACCGAGTGGCGCCGCCGGTACCGGCAGATCAACGCCTTCGAGACCGAGTTGGCCGCGGAGGGCGTCACGACGATCAAGTGCTTCCTGCACATCTCGCCGGAACGCCAGCGGGAACGGCTCGTCGCCCGGCTGGAGGACCCGCTGAAGCGGTGGAAGTACAACCCGGCCGACCTAGAGGTGCGGGCCAAGTTCTCCCGGTACCAGCTGGCCTACCAGGACGCGCTGGCCAAGTGCTCGACGCCGGCCGCGCCGTGGTTCGCCGTGCCGTCGGACCGCAAGTGGTACCGGAACTGGGTGGTGGCCCGGCTGCTCCTGGAGACCCTGCGCGACCTCACGCCCACCTACCCCGAGCCCTCGTACGATCCGGCCGTCGAGTTGGCACGGCTCCGGGAATCCGACCCGTTGCGCTAG
- a CDS encoding lactonase family protein, which translates to MTEGAARADRPEHGHRAEVPVYLGTYTSWAGGGAGIGLGVYDGATGRLRATGVVEGVPNPSFVIVEGRRLYAVNEQSDGGVTALEIGADGVPKVINTRSTGGADPCHLALHRGFVLSANYSSGSVSVHPVRPDGGLGERTDLVVHEGAGPDPARQEGPHAHQVLPDPAGEFVLAVDLGTDSVYSYRLGDDGKLTPVATARLHAGAGPRHLAFHPSGKFAYIANELDSTIVVAAYDDGVLTPGQKVSTLPAGTPTTPPNYPAEILVSPDGRHVYLSNRGHDSVAVFAVERGGAELRLVEATPVGGKFPRHITLDRSGRFLLAANQNSNNITTFAVDRATGKLRQVGDFASPIPVCVALKG; encoded by the coding sequence ATGACCGAGGGTGCCGCCCGAGCGGATCGGCCGGAGCACGGGCACAGGGCGGAGGTCCCCGTCTACCTGGGCACCTACACGTCCTGGGCGGGCGGTGGCGCGGGGATCGGGCTGGGCGTGTACGACGGCGCGACCGGGCGGCTGCGGGCCACCGGCGTGGTCGAGGGCGTGCCGAACCCGTCGTTCGTGATCGTCGAGGGCCGCCGGCTGTACGCGGTGAACGAGCAGTCCGACGGTGGGGTGACCGCGCTGGAGATCGGCGCGGACGGCGTGCCGAAGGTGATCAACACCCGGAGCACGGGCGGCGCCGACCCATGCCACCTGGCGTTGCACCGGGGTTTCGTCCTGTCGGCGAACTACAGCTCCGGCAGCGTGTCCGTGCACCCGGTGCGGCCCGACGGTGGCCTGGGCGAGCGCACGGACCTCGTCGTGCACGAGGGCGCCGGGCCGGACCCGGCGCGGCAGGAGGGGCCGCACGCACACCAGGTGCTGCCCGACCCGGCCGGCGAGTTCGTGCTGGCGGTCGACCTGGGCACCGACTCGGTCTACAGCTACCGGCTGGGCGACGACGGCAAGCTGACGCCGGTCGCCACGGCCCGCCTGCACGCGGGAGCCGGGCCGCGACACCTCGCGTTCCACCCGTCCGGGAAGTTCGCGTACATCGCCAACGAGTTGGACTCCACGATCGTGGTGGCGGCCTACGACGACGGGGTGCTCACGCCCGGCCAGAAGGTGAGCACACTCCCCGCCGGCACGCCGACCACGCCGCCCAACTACCCGGCCGAGATCCTGGTGTCTCCGGACGGACGGCACGTCTACCTGTCCAACCGGGGTCACGACAGCGTGGCCGTGTTCGCCGTCGAACGCGGCGGGGCGGAGCTGCGGCTGGTCGAGGCGACGCCGGTGGGCGGCAAGTTCCCCCGGCACATCACGCTCGACAGGTCCGGTCGGTTCCTGCTCGCGGCCAACCAGAACTCCAACAACATCACCACGTTCGCGGTGGACCGCGCCACCGGGAAGCTGCGCCAGGTCGGCGACTTCGCCTCGCCGATCCCGGTGTGTGTCGCCCTGAAGGGTTAA
- a CDS encoding SGNH/GDSL hydrolase family protein has translation MNLISIAMVMALTPAPVAPELVALGDSYAAGTGAGNEASDSCRQSPHAFPRLWAERNSASLVLAACAGARTADVARQAERIKPSATLVTITAGGNDAGFADVMTTCTTGDDEECVQRVGTAETFIRDELPGRLDALYGEVDKRTSAKVVVLGYPRLFSHSELCLMSEPKRNAINRAADVMAEVTAARAEAAGFGFADVRRTFDGHGVCSGDAWVNGLVLIPIDRSYHPNRAGHERGYLPALTTAAS, from the coding sequence ATGAACCTCATCTCGATCGCCATGGTGATGGCCTTGACCCCAGCCCCGGTCGCGCCGGAGCTCGTCGCGTTGGGTGACTCCTACGCGGCGGGCACCGGAGCGGGCAACGAGGCTTCCGACTCCTGCCGGCAGAGCCCGCACGCCTTCCCCCGGCTGTGGGCCGAACGCAACAGCGCGTCGTTGGTGCTGGCCGCCTGCGCCGGGGCGCGAACGGCGGATGTGGCCCGGCAGGCCGAGCGCATCAAGCCGTCCGCCACGTTGGTCACCATCACGGCCGGCGGCAACGACGCTGGATTCGCGGACGTCATGACGACCTGCACCACGGGCGATGACGAGGAGTGCGTGCAGCGGGTCGGCACCGCCGAGACGTTCATCCGGGACGAGTTGCCCGGCCGGTTGGACGCGCTGTACGGCGAGGTGGACAAGCGGACGTCGGCCAAGGTCGTCGTGCTGGGCTACCCGCGGCTGTTCTCGCACAGCGAGTTGTGCCTGATGAGCGAGCCGAAGCGGAACGCGATCAACCGGGCGGCCGACGTGATGGCCGAGGTCACGGCGGCGCGGGCCGAGGCGGCCGGGTTCGGGTTCGCCGACGTGCGGCGGACGTTCGACGGGCACGGCGTGTGCTCCGGCGACGCGTGGGTGAACGGCCTGGTGCTGATCCCCATCGACCGGTCGTACCACCCGAACCGGGCCGGCCACGAGCGCGGCTACCTCCCGGCCTTGACGACAGCGGCTTCGTAA
- a CDS encoding ArsR/SmtB family transcription factor — protein sequence MGTYQAMAALGDPTRRLIFERLVAGPLAVGELAAELPVSRPAVSQHLKVLKQARLVRDDAVGTRRVYRVDPVGVRALRDYFDDLWGKALDAFAQAVEEEQ from the coding sequence GTGGGCACTTACCAAGCGATGGCGGCGTTGGGCGACCCGACCCGGAGGCTGATCTTCGAACGACTCGTCGCCGGGCCGCTCGCGGTCGGCGAACTGGCCGCCGAGCTGCCGGTGAGCAGGCCCGCGGTGTCCCAGCACCTCAAGGTGCTCAAGCAGGCGCGACTCGTGCGTGACGACGCGGTCGGCACCCGGCGGGTCTACCGGGTCGACCCGGTGGGCGTGCGCGCGCTGCGGGACTACTTCGACGATCTGTGGGGCAAGGCGCTCGACGCTTTCGCCCAAGCCGTGGAGGAGGAGCAATGA
- a CDS encoding SRPBCC family protein gives MTEEVRRSVTVAASPERAFEVFTAKFATWWPPTHRIGATDIADVVVEPHEGGRWFERGVDGAECDWGAVLAYEPPDRLLLSWHLDGTWSYDPDPERASEVEVTFTAVDAGTLVELVHRGFDRHATPPGQVMARVSGEGGWGHILDRFATTV, from the coding sequence ATGACGGAAGAAGTCCGCCGGTCGGTCACCGTGGCCGCATCACCGGAGCGCGCGTTCGAGGTGTTCACCGCGAAGTTCGCCACCTGGTGGCCGCCGACCCACCGCATCGGCGCGACCGACATCGCCGACGTGGTCGTGGAGCCGCACGAGGGCGGCCGGTGGTTCGAGCGCGGGGTGGACGGCGCCGAGTGCGATTGGGGCGCCGTGCTGGCCTACGAACCGCCCGACAGGCTCCTGCTGTCGTGGCACCTCGACGGGACGTGGTCGTACGACCCGGACCCGGAGCGCGCCAGCGAGGTCGAGGTCACGTTCACCGCGGTCGACGCCGGGACGCTCGTCGAGCTGGTGCACCGCGGCTTCGACCGGCACGCCACCCCGCCCGGCCAGGTCATGGCGCGCGTCTCGGGCGAGGGCGGCTGGGGCCACATCCTGGACCGCTTCGCCACGACCGTGTGA